The nucleotide window TTGCTGCTCGGAAGCCGGTTCGAAAGCCTGGTGAAGCCGCGCAAGTGGCAAAGCAGCAGAGCCGCCTCCATGGTCTCCACCTCACCCTGGCGGATGCGCCCGGCGAGTATTCGCTGCGCTGTGATCGGGCCGATATAGACGTCGAGCAGCGACAATTCGGCCTGACGGAGAGCTCGCATCTCGCAGGTATTGCGCAGTGCCGGCAGTATCCGCTCGATCGCCTCGACCTCTTGCCAGTTAAAGCCTGAGGTGCGCCTCGTTCCGAACATGGCCGCGCTGACGGGACCATCGTCATTGCAAAGTGGTGCGATCATGATCTGTGTCAGTTGCCTGTTCTCGAAGACGTCGATGTTTCGCCACTGCCATGTCCTGTCGTCGGCGTTGAAGATCATCGGCTCGCGGGACTCCATCGCCTTTCGCAGCGGGCTCGCGGTATAGGCCATCATCGTGCTGTGTTCGCGCTCATGGATTTCGATGGGCTCGGCAGGCGCCCATGCCAAAGTTCTGCCGAGGATCTCCGGGTGGAGCGTCGTCAGGTGAAGCGTCAGGCGATCGACTGGAAGGCCGATCTGGCGGAGCCGCTTTCCAAGCCCGGCGATCAGGCCGGCCTCGTCAATGGCATGGCATTCGTCGCCGGAGAGCCACTCCAGAATTGAGAGAACGGCTGTGGGATCGACAGCGCGACTGTGGCCCTTTTTGCCCGAGATTGGTTCGTCTATTGTCGTGATCATGTCAGTATCCTCAATGTGCGCCTGCGCCGGAGACGTGCCCGAGCTTCTTGAGAAGCAGTGAGGCAAACAGCGCAATGGCGAGTGTGACGCCGAGCAGGAAGAACGTGTCGCTGAAGGCCATGATATTCGCTTCTTCGCTGACGCGCCCGGCGACGGCGACGATTGCCTTGTGTTGTGCCATGGCGGGATCAGCGACGCCGTGGTTCAGGAAGTAGGCCGTCAGGTCGGCAATGCGATTTCGTGTTGCCTCTTGGAAGTTGGAAACGGCGTTTGTCAGAATATTCGAGTGGAATTGTTCTCGCTTCTGCTGGAACGTTTGCAGCATGGCGATGCCGATGGCGCCCCCGAGGTTTCGCATCATGTTGAACAACGATGAAGCGGAGCCTGCATTTTCCCCCTCGATGCCGGCGGTTGCCACGGCTGTCAGCGGTGTGAAGGCAAGGGCCTGCCCGATTGCGCGCACGACATTCGGCCAGAAGAGCTGATCACTGGCGTAATCTGCCGTCATGAAGACATTCATGAAGTTACTTGCGGCAAAGAGGGCGAACCCAGCGACGATCAGCAGGCGGGCATCGATCCGCTTCATCAGCCAGGGAACGAGCGGGATCAGAATAAGTTGGGGAATGCCGGTCCATGCGAGCACCACGCCGATTTGCTCGGAATTGTAGCCTTGGATACGGGTCAGATAGATCGGCAGGATGAAGACCGAGCCATAGAGCGCGATGCCCATCAGAAAGTTGGCGAGAATGCCGAAACCGAAGTTCCGACGCGTCAGAAGACGCAGGTTCAGAAGCGGATGTGGGGTCTTCAATTCAATGATCAGGAAAAGAACCAGGGAGACGGCGGCGATGACCGACAGGCGCACGATGAAAGGGGAGCCGAACCAGTCGTCCTTGTTGCCCTCTTCCAGCACTGTCTGCAGAGAGGCGAGACCGATCGCCATAGTGATGATTCCCGGCCAGTCGCCCTTGGCGAGCAGGCCAAGATTGATCGGTGCGCGGTCGAGAGAGGCCCACAGCATGGCAACCATCAGCGCACCGGGCACCAGATTGACGTAGAAAATGAACTCCCAACCGTAGTTTTCGGTCAGATATCCGCCGATGGTCGGGCCAATCGCCGGCGCGAAAGTCGCGGACAAGGCGAACAGCGAGAGGCCGATCGGCTGCTTGGCCTTTGGCAGAAGCGTGATGATAATGGTGAAGGCCATGGGGATCAGGACGCCACCGGAGAAGCCCTGGATCGCCCGAAGAACAATCATCTGCTGCAGATTGGCCGCGAAGGCGCAGGCGACGGAAAAGAGCAAAAACATCGCAGCGTTGAAGAGCAGGTAGTTCCGCACGGAAAAAACGCGTGCCAACCAGCCCGTCAGAGGAATGACGACGATTTCGGCGATCAGATATGACGTCGAAATCCAGCCGCCGTCATCGGTTCCCGCGCCGATGGCGCCCTGGATGTCGGCGAGCGATGCGTTAACAATCTGAATGTTCAGAATTGCCATGAAGGCGCCGAGCGTGGAGCCGATAACCGCGATCCACATCCGCATCGGGCTCATCTCCGAATGAGCCGCAGGCGCGGCTTGTGGCGCATGGTTGCTGTTGCTTGCTGTGGGATGCCGAATAGCCATGACTTTTCTCCGTCCGGAATGACCGGAATCTCGCATGACGCGGGTTGCGCGATAATCGTGAAGGGATGAGAAGGATTATCCGCCGCTAGCGGATAGTGCTCACCGGTCTTGCGCCTGGCTCTCGGCTTTCGTGTCGACATTGGGTTCCACCGACATGCCGGACCGCAAGAGGCCCGCGGTTGCCGCGTCATCGATCACGATCTTTACCGGGATGCGCTGTACGATCTTCGTGAAATTGCCGGTCGCATTGTCCGGAGGCAGCAGGGAGAATTCGAGGCCACTCGCAGGCGAAATACTGTCGACATGGCCGTGGATCTTCAGATTGGGGAAGCTGTCGACCTTGATTGCCACCGGCTGGCCGGGCTTCATGTCGGTGAGTTGGGTTTCCTTGAAATTTGCGACGACGTAGACCGCATGCAAGGGAACCACCGCCATCAGTTGCGTGCCCGGCGTTACGTACTGGCCGACGCGTATCGAGCGGGCGCCGACCGTGCCGTCAACGGCAGCGACGATATCGGTGTAGGAGAGATTGAGTTCGGCCTGTCTTGCGGCCGCGGCGGCCTCGTCGCGCTGGGCAACCGCTTGGTCGCGCTGCGTTTTGAGAACCGGAACCTTGTTATCGGCAGCGGTGAGCGAAGCCTGGCCTTGCTCCACGGAGGCTCGGGCCTGGTCCATCAAGGATTGCGTCTCTTGTGCCTTGGATTCTGTACTGGCACCGCTTGAAATAAGCCGCGCGTTTCTTTCCGCTTCTGCCTTGGCATAAACAAGGGAAGCGTTCGAGGCATCGAGTGACGCCTTGGCCTGTGCTATGACCGACTGCTGCAAAGTGACCTGGGCGTCGATATTGGCGATCGCTGCTTCGGCCGCCTTCAGGTCGGCACGAGCCTGATCGAGCGATGCCTGGAAGTCGCGGTTGTCGATGCGCGCGAGGACCTGCCCCGCTTTGACCGCATCGTTGTCGTTAACAAGCACATCCTTGATGTAGCCGGTGACCTTCGGAGCGATGGTGGTGTAGTCGGCCTTCACATAGGCGTCGTCGGTGGAGACGATAAACCGGCCAGTGGTCCAGTATTCGTGCCCGAAGTAAACGCCGTAAGCTGCGCCTGCGAGAAGTACGATGGCCAAAGCACCTCTCTTGATGACGGACTTTCTGGGTTTGACTGTGGCGGCCGATGCGTCTGCGGGCGCTTCAGTTGGTGCGGCGGGTATCGACTTGATCTTGCCTTCTGCTTCGTCGGAAATCTTGAAGGCATTCTTACGGGGTAGTTCAACCATGGTCATTCTCCTGGGGTGTGCCGCGCGCCGCGTGGCCTGTCTTTGGTTGAGCTGAAAATGCCCCGCTATTCCTCGGTTGATAATCCGCGTATATGCGTAAGCATCATACGCTGAGAGCGGATAATCGGAGAGGCGAATGGATCGGTTGACCAGTCTTCAGGTCTTCGGCAAGGTCGTGGAATGCGGCGGATTCTCGGCGGCGGCCCGACGATTGAACATGTCTGTCACGATGGTCGCGACCCATGTCCAGTCACTGGAAGACAAGCTTGGCGTGCGGCTTCTGAACCGCACGACGCGAAGGGTAAGCCTGACGGAGACCGGCAAATTTTACTATGACCGCTCCGCCCAGATCCTGTCGGATCTAGATGAAGCGGATCGGGCGGCCAGCGCTTTGACGAGTACGCCTCGTGGCGTGCTCAAGATATTCTGCACAACCGCAATCGTCCGCTTTCTCTCACCGATCATGGACGAATTCCTCGAGCTCTATCCCTCCGTCGCGCTTGACATGAGCATTGGCGAGCGAATGATCGATATGGTCGAAGAAGGGGTCGATCTCGTCATTCGAACCGTGCCGTCACCGGATTCTTCACTGGTTGCCAGGAAGCTCACGGCATGGCGACATGTCCTGGTATGTTCACCGTCCTACCTGGACATGCACAAGCCACCGACCTCTCCGGCGGACCTCGCGGCACATACGTGTCTTCGCTATAGCTACTATCCGTTCGGAGACGAATGGATGTTCGAGGACGAGGCTGGTGAACGGCACAGCGTCCGCGTCGGTGGGCCGTTTCTTTCCAACAGCGCCGAGAGCCTCAGGTATCTGACAGTACACGGCCGAGCATTATGGCTCGCACCCAGTTTTACAGTCGCTGACGATCTGGAAGCGGGAACGCTCGTGCGCCTGCTTCCTGGTTATCGCGGCGTCGAGTTTGCCATCAACGCGGTCTATCCCAACCGGAGCCATCTGCCGACCAAGGTCCGTCTGTTTATCGACCTCCTCGCGGAACGTTTTGCCGAGCATCGCAAGTGGATGAGTGAGGACCCCATGTCAGCACCGATGAATGTTCTCTGACACGCGGCACGCCTGCGCCAGAAAACAATTCGAAGCTGGTCATCCCCAGTTGCGTGAGCTGGGCGTGCCGAGGTCTTGGGGCCGTCGGCATATGCAGAGCGATCAATTTACACCGCTACAAAGCCGCCGTCGACGAAGAGTTCCTCGCCACCGACGAAGCTACTTTCGTCCGATGCGAGGAACAGTACGGCCTTGGCAATCTCGTCGGCCTCGGCCAGCCTGCCGAACGGAATGGCCTGGTGCATCCAGGCCTCGGCGCCGGCATTGTTCTTCAGGTAAGACTGCATCGCGGGTGTCAGGACCATGCCGGGGGATACGACGTTGACACGAATGCCATGGCTTTTCAGATCGGTCGTCCATGTGCGGGCAAGCGAGCGGATAGCAGCCTTCGTGGCGCTGTAGACAGACAGGGTGGCAAAGCCTTTGCTCCCCGCGCCCGAGCCCGTCAGGATAATGGCGCCGCCGCGCGGCATCATCGGAAGAGCCTTCTGTACGGTGAACACCGTGCCCTTGACGTTGATCGCAAAGACCCGGTCGAAATGATCCTCCTCGATGCCGCCCAGCGGCGCTGACTCGGAGACCCCTGCATTGGCATAGACCACATCCACGCGACCATGGTCGGCCTTGATCCTGCCATAGAGCCTGTCGAGATCGGCCAGGCTGCTGACATCGCCCTGAACGCCGACTGCACCGTTGCCGATGATGGCGAGCACCTCGTTCAAGCGATCCTCCCGGCGGCCGGTAATGTAGACATGGGCACCCTCCGCGGCAAAGGACTTCGCTGCCGTCAGTCCGATGCCGTCCGTGCCGCCGGTAATTACCACGACCTTGTTCTCAAATCGCTTCGTCACGTCGTCTGCTCCCATTTCATATAAGTGGAGGTTTGCTCCACTTTTTATATGGAGATATCCTCCACTTAACAAGGGTCAAATTGGAGAATATCTTGGCCGACGAAATTGCCCTGCGGGCCGATGCCCAGCGAAACAAGGAACTGATCCTGGCCGCGGCTGAAGAGGTCTTTGTGGAAAAGGGTGCCGGCGTTTCGCTGGACGACGTGGCAAAACGCGCCGGTGTCGGAATAGGTACGCTGTACCGGCGTTTTCCCACACGCGAAGATCTGCTGGCGGCGACATACAGCGCCCGGTTCTTAACGTTTGCCGCGGCCAGTCGCGCGCGAGATGCTGATCTCGATCCCCTTCTCGGGCTAAGCACCTATCTGGAGGAGCTCGTTCGGCACACGAATGTCTATCGCGGCCTTGCCGCATCGCTCGGAACGGTTCTGCGGATAGGCACGCCTGGATGCGTGGCTACCAGCGCTGAAGGATCCCGGCTGTTATCACGAGCACAGGACGCGGGCGTTGTTCGGGCGGACATCAGCTTCGACGACATTGTCTGCGTTGCAACCGCGATCTCGCTTGCGACAGAGAAAGACGGTTCATCGCAACAGCACATCGCTCATCTCGTGGGGGTATTTATCAGTGGGTTGGAAACCCGCTGATGCGGCGACCGCGGTTCGCATCCGGACTGATTTCGGCTGAGCCGCGAGGGGACGGGATCGTGTTGTCGACACCACAATCTCCAACGTCCATCGTGGCTCTGGCGGCAACCAAATCCGATGTTCTGAGGTCGCGCAACGCGAAACGCGCGATCTCAGTCTGTCATAGTCGATCCTGTGAGCCGTGGAAAATCAACACATCGGAAATTGCTATCTCCAGCACAGCCTTGTGCCGCCCGTCAGGGTATTGAAATGGCGATCTTGCCGAAATGCCGTCCACTTGCCTGCCACTCGAATGCCGAGCGTAGTTCGGCAAGAGGGAATGTCTGGTCGATCACGGGGCGGATGCCTGTCGTTTCCAGAGCCGCGACAAAATCCTGCTGGTGGCGACGGCTGCCGACGATCAGGCCCTGTAGTCGCTGCTGGCGTCGCATCAGCGTCGCGGTCGGAACATCTCCGGAAAAGCCGCTGAGCACACCGATCAACGCGATATGGCCATTATCCCGCGCCGCCTCTATCGATTGCGCCAGAGTGCCCGGCCCACCGACCTCAACGACGTGATCGACCCCGCGCCCGTCCGTCATCTCCCTGATGCGAGATCCCCATTGCGGGACATCGCGATAGTTGATGACCTGATCGGCGCCAAGCGCCCTTAGTCGCTCCAGCTTGGCATCCGAGGAGGAGGTGGCGAAGACCCGAGCCCCCATGGCGCGGGCGATCTGGAGGGCGTAGATGGAGACCCCGCCAGTGCCGAGCACGGCGACGGTGTCGCCCGCCTTCAATGCGCCGTTCACCACCAGCGCGCGCCACGCGGTTAGGCCGGCGGTCGTGATGGTCGCGGCCTCTTCATGGCTCCAGCCCCTGGGCGCATGGGTGACCCAATTGGCCGGAACGGTGATCGTTTCACGAGCATAGCCGTCAATGCCGTCGCCGGGTACGCGGGTGAAGACGCTTGGACCATCCGGTCCCTCCTGCCAATCGGGGAAAAACAGCGAGACGACCGCATCTCCAACCGCAAAGCCTTCGACCTGTTCGCCGATTGCGTCGATCACGCCCGCACCATCCGACATCGGGATGCGGTTGTCTGCGGCTGCATTCGGCAGGCTTGCGACGAGGTAGTCATGATAGTTGAGTGAGCTCGCCTTCAGCCGAATGCGGACCTCATCCGGACCGGGGGCGGGTGCTTCCGGGCTGTCCACCAGCGTGAGTGCCTTCAGACCGCCACCCGGCCGAATAATCATCTGCTTCATCATCTAGTCTTTCGTAGGAGTTGGTGCTGGCTGGCTCAGGGACGGGCCAGTTTGACGAGGGCACTCATATTCTCGCCGCCAAGGCCTGCATCGATCGCTGCGGCGAAGCGCCGGACCATCGTCTCTGCGAGTGGGAGGTCACCCGGCGCGCCTATGCTGGTGACATAAGCCATGTCCTTGGCGATCAATTCGATCGGGAACTGCGGGGCGTGATTGGCGCTGTGCATCAGCGACAGGAGATAGCCGCCGACCGGTGCGAAGGATGATGTAGTCGATAGCGCCGTGACTGCGCCATCGATGTCGAGCCCTTCACGCTGCATAAGGGGCAGCAACTCGGACCAAGCTCCGACCTGCAATGCGAGCAGGCTGTTGGTAACGAGCTTTATGACTGCGCCCGCACCGACCGCGCCGACGTGATGAAAGGCGTGGCCCAGTGGAGTGAGCAGGGGCCGTGCCTGTGCGATATCCTCGGCTTCGCCGCCGAGGAAATAGACGAGCTGGCCGGCATCTGCCTGCGGCCGCGAGCCAGAGACGGGCGCCTCGACCGCAATCCCACCGATCTTGCCAACTTCGGTTGCCCAGTCGCGGGCCCAACCGGGTGTAAGGGTTGAGCTTTCGATGGCGAGCGCATGCGCCGAGAGACCGGCGAGAGCGCCGTGATCCGGATCAAGCCATACGGCTCGCGATGCCGCGTCGTCCCGCACCATTGCGATCACCGCATCAGCCCCTGTCGCTGCGCTCCGTGGCGACGAACCAATCGTTGCGCCCGGCACTGCGTCGGCGGTCGGTATGGTGCGGTTCCACACGACCACTTCGTTTCCAGCTGAAACCAGCCGGCGTGCCATGCGCACGCCCATTGCGCCCAATCCTAGAATGGCAAGTTTCGCCATCGTTCGCTCCTGTGAATTTGCAGACCGCCGAGGCCATAGGCCTCCGCTATTCGGATGCATTACGCCTTTGATGCGCGTGCGGCGGCGATCAGACCGTCCAACCATTCCTGGTGGCCATTGATCATCGGGTTCGGCACGGCCTTCGCCAACTCCTTGGCTGGGGCACCATTTTGCGTTTCCTGCGTCAGGATGCGGACGCGTCCTTCGGAGAGATCCTCGATCAGCCAGGCATGATGGACGTCGAGGCGATTGTCGCCTTCACCCGACCATCCATGCCAGGCTACACGCGCCGGCTGACCTTTGACGGGCGCCACATGCTCGACAACCCGCGATTCGACCGGAAAGCCGAAGGTGCTGAAGAAGAAGCGCAGGCCGTTCTCCAGCGCGGGACCCTTGCCGTCGTAGAAGCGGACGTCAGCGGAGTTCTTGTAGTAGGTCGGCCATCTTTCCGGCTGGTTTAGGAAGGGCCAGATGTCGGCGGCGGTAAGCCCGGTGACAATAACTTCGTTCGAGCAAAAATTATCGGTAAAGCCGGGGACGTAGCCGGCAGGCCAGATGATATCAGACATGCTATCTTCCCTGTTTGAGCCAGTTGAGGCCCTGATGATGGCTTGATTTAGCCGGCAGTTCGGAATAACTCAAATTAGTTTAGTGGATTTCTGTCATCACCATGGAAGATATCAGGGCGCTTGACCTCAATTTGCTGAAGGCGCTTGACGCGCTGCTCGACACCCATTCGGTCACGCTCGCTGCCGATCGGCTGGGCCTGACGCAGCCGGCGGTAAGCGGCATGCTTAATCGACTGCGTGATACCTTTGGCGACCCATTGTTCGTGCGGGCGCAACGCGGCATTCTGCCCACCCCGCGTGCCATGGCCCTTGCTGAGCCGCTCAAGGCTGCGCTGCAGTCGATCGAAGCGCTGTTGCGCCCCGATGGGTTCAATCCCGCATCGGCCGAATTGACGGTAAGCATCGCAGCCACCGATTATGCGCAGCGCGCGGTAATCCTGCCGCTGCTCCTTGCCATCAGGACCGAGGCGCCCGGGATCCGCGTATCGGTCCGACCAGTCGACATTGGAAACTATGCGAACCAGCTTGAGCAGGGCCTGCTCGACATGGCGCTGGTGACGCCGGAGATGGCCCACGATCGTCTGCGCGCACGAAAACTGTTCGAGGAACATTATGTCTGCGTCCTGCGCCGGGATCATCCAGCGGTTCGGGCGCCATTTGACCTCGATGTATTCTGCGCGCTGGATCAGGCGATCATGTCACATGACGGCACGCAGTTTCGCGGCTCGACGGATGCGGCGCTCGACGCGATCGGACGCAAGCGGCGCGTCGTCACGGCTGTGCCGAGTTTCATGTTCAT belongs to Neorhizobium sp. NCHU2750 and includes:
- a CDS encoding NAD(P)-dependent alcohol dehydrogenase, with amino-acid sequence MKQMIIRPGGGLKALTLVDSPEAPAPGPDEVRIRLKASSLNYHDYLVASLPNAAADNRIPMSDGAGVIDAIGEQVEGFAVGDAVVSLFFPDWQEGPDGPSVFTRVPGDGIDGYARETITVPANWVTHAPRGWSHEEAATITTAGLTAWRALVVNGALKAGDTVAVLGTGGVSIYALQIARAMGARVFATSSSDAKLERLRALGADQVINYRDVPQWGSRIREMTDGRGVDHVVEVGGPGTLAQSIEAARDNGHIALIGVLSGFSGDVPTATLMRRQQRLQGLIVGSRRHQQDFVAALETTGIRPVIDQTFPLAELRSAFEWQASGRHFGKIAISIP
- a CDS encoding TetR/AcrR family transcriptional regulator, whose amino-acid sequence is MADEIALRADAQRNKELILAAAEEVFVEKGAGVSLDDVAKRAGVGIGTLYRRFPTREDLLAATYSARFLTFAAASRARDADLDPLLGLSTYLEELVRHTNVYRGLAASLGTVLRIGTPGCVATSAEGSRLLSRAQDAGVVRADISFDDIVCVATAISLATEKDGSSQQHIAHLVGVFISGLETR
- a CDS encoding HlyD family secretion protein — its product is MVELPRKNAFKISDEAEGKIKSIPAAPTEAPADASAATVKPRKSVIKRGALAIVLLAGAAYGVYFGHEYWTTGRFIVSTDDAYVKADYTTIAPKVTGYIKDVLVNDNDAVKAGQVLARIDNRDFQASLDQARADLKAAEAAIANIDAQVTLQQSVIAQAKASLDASNASLVYAKAEAERNARLISSGASTESKAQETQSLMDQARASVEQGQASLTAADNKVPVLKTQRDQAVAQRDEAAAAARQAELNLSYTDIVAAVDGTVGARSIRVGQYVTPGTQLMAVVPLHAVYVVANFKETQLTDMKPGQPVAIKVDSFPNLKIHGHVDSISPASGLEFSLLPPDNATGNFTKIVQRIPVKIVIDDAATAGLLRSGMSVEPNVDTKAESQAQDR
- a CDS encoding LysR family transcriptional regulator, with translation MDRLTSLQVFGKVVECGGFSAAARRLNMSVTMVATHVQSLEDKLGVRLLNRTTRRVSLTETGKFYYDRSAQILSDLDEADRAASALTSTPRGVLKIFCTTAIVRFLSPIMDEFLELYPSVALDMSIGERMIDMVEEGVDLVIRTVPSPDSSLVARKLTAWRHVLVCSPSYLDMHKPPTSPADLAAHTCLRYSYYPFGDEWMFEDEAGERHSVRVGGPFLSNSAESLRYLTVHGRALWLAPSFTVADDLEAGTLVRLLPGYRGVEFAINAVYPNRSHLPTKVRLFIDLLAERFAEHRKWMSEDPMSAPMNVL
- a CDS encoding NAD(P)-dependent oxidoreductase — translated: MAKLAILGLGAMGVRMARRLVSAGNEVVVWNRTIPTADAVPGATIGSSPRSAATGADAVIAMVRDDAASRAVWLDPDHGALAGLSAHALAIESSTLTPGWARDWATEVGKIGGIAVEAPVSGSRPQADAGQLVYFLGGEAEDIAQARPLLTPLGHAFHHVGAVGAGAVIKLVTNSLLALQVGAWSELLPLMQREGLDIDGAVTALSTTSSFAPVGGYLLSLMHSANHAPQFPIELIAKDMAYVTSIGAPGDLPLAETMVRRFAAAIDAGLGGENMSALVKLARP
- a CDS encoding adenylate/guanylate cyclase domain-containing protein, with the translated sequence MITTIDEPISGKKGHSRAVDPTAVLSILEWLSGDECHAIDEAGLIAGLGKRLRQIGLPVDRLTLHLTTLHPEILGRTLAWAPAEPIEIHEREHSTMMAYTASPLRKAMESREPMIFNADDRTWQWRNIDVFENRQLTQIMIAPLCNDDGPVSAAMFGTRRTSGFNWQEVEAIERILPALRNTCEMRALRQAELSLLDVYIGPITAQRILAGRIRQGEVETMEAALLLCHLRGFTRLSNRLPSSKVIQLLNAYFDIVTPVIAGQGGEVLKFMGDAVLAFFPASNAILASEQALTAAGRILNELSRFEQDGIRLEAGIALHYGQVSYGNIGSGRRFGLTVIGPDVNLLSRIQKTCDSLGKSILMSDIFRQKSGAEGAVSAKFQALEDFETPVELFTIPMDEPSVRRATMDPLKERRDVEANQARA
- a CDS encoding SRPBCC domain-containing protein, with the protein product MSDIIWPAGYVPGFTDNFCSNEVIVTGLTAADIWPFLNQPERWPTYYKNSADVRFYDGKGPALENGLRFFFSTFGFPVESRVVEHVAPVKGQPARVAWHGWSGEGDNRLDVHHAWLIEDLSEGRVRILTQETQNGAPAKELAKAVPNPMINGHQEWLDGLIAAARASKA
- a CDS encoding glucose 1-dehydrogenase, which encodes MTKRFENKVVVITGGTDGIGLTAAKSFAAEGAHVYITGRREDRLNEVLAIIGNGAVGVQGDVSSLADLDRLYGRIKADHGRVDVVYANAGVSESAPLGGIEEDHFDRVFAINVKGTVFTVQKALPMMPRGGAIILTGSGAGSKGFATLSVYSATKAAIRSLARTWTTDLKSHGIRVNVVSPGMVLTPAMQSYLKNNAGAEAWMHQAIPFGRLAEADEIAKAVLFLASDESSFVGGEELFVDGGFVAV
- a CDS encoding MDR family MFS transporter — protein: MAIRHPTASNSNHAPQAAPAAHSEMSPMRMWIAVIGSTLGAFMAILNIQIVNASLADIQGAIGAGTDDGGWISTSYLIAEIVVIPLTGWLARVFSVRNYLLFNAAMFLLFSVACAFAANLQQMIVLRAIQGFSGGVLIPMAFTIIITLLPKAKQPIGLSLFALSATFAPAIGPTIGGYLTENYGWEFIFYVNLVPGALMVAMLWASLDRAPINLGLLAKGDWPGIITMAIGLASLQTVLEEGNKDDWFGSPFIVRLSVIAAVSLVLFLIIELKTPHPLLNLRLLTRRNFGFGILANFLMGIALYGSVFILPIYLTRIQGYNSEQIGVVLAWTGIPQLILIPLVPWLMKRIDARLLIVAGFALFAASNFMNVFMTADYASDQLFWPNVVRAIGQALAFTPLTAVATAGIEGENAGSASSLFNMMRNLGGAIGIAMLQTFQQKREQFHSNILTNAVSNFQEATRNRIADLTAYFLNHGVADPAMAQHKAIVAVAGRVSEEANIMAFSDTFFLLGVTLAIALFASLLLKKLGHVSGAGAH
- a CDS encoding LysR family transcriptional regulator, which translates into the protein MEDIRALDLNLLKALDALLDTHSVTLAADRLGLTQPAVSGMLNRLRDTFGDPLFVRAQRGILPTPRAMALAEPLKAALQSIEALLRPDGFNPASAELTVSIAATDYAQRAVILPLLLAIRTEAPGIRVSVRPVDIGNYANQLEQGLLDMALVTPEMAHDRLRARKLFEEHYVCVLRRDHPAVRAPFDLDVFCALDQAIMSHDGTQFRGSTDAALDAIGRKRRVVTAVPSFMFILDLLRDSDLCALLPSRLIEKTDELAVLEPPLDVPGFTKLLAWHERTQHDPALGWLRNRIAQLVT